The Rhizobium sp. BG4 genomic sequence TTCAAGCGAATGCTGATATGGTGGTTACGGGGTAAGCTTAACGAGGCCCGGGAGATGCCTTCGCCAAGCGCCTTATGAGATTTGGCGCGATATGACATGGTCTGTTTGACTCACGCGGCGTAAGTCAAAACGGCGGCAGCAATAACGATCATTGTTACGCTTACCAGACCTATCAGACCGTAATTTGGTGCAGCGTTCATGCTGTCCCTCCTGTTTGATAGTGGGACAGATTTTCCATCAACGTGTGCCACCTGGTAAAGAACGCAAAACGAGTATCGCATTTCTTGGTATAGGCCAGGTTAATGCAAGAAAGCCCGCATGTTAGCGCGGGCCTTTATCATTGTTTCGAAGCTTTTTACTGCGCGCAATCGGGCGCCATTGTGCCGGCAGCATCGCCGCTATTGTTTTGCTGTCCGGCGCACGAGATAGACGGGGGAATGGCCCGGTTGACGCCACCCGGATTGATGGTCCGGCCACCCTTGTTGAGATCGACGGTACCGGGGTTAATGGTGCTGTTGGTGATGCCGGGATCAGTTGCGGTTCGCCCGGTCGTGCTGCCGCCGATATTGGGGCTGATCGACTGGTGCGACCCGGTCATGCCACTGCCGGATGCACCGCCCGGGGGGCTGACCGTCGTCTGGGCAAGCGCCGCGGATGCCATTGAGGCGGCGATGAGCGATGCAGTGATGCAGTGATGAGCGATTTCAACATCTTGAAAACTCCTCTGATGTCATCTGGCTAACCAGCGACCACGAGGATTGTTCGTTCACAAGGCAGTGAGCCCACCTCAGAGCTCCAGATGCAGGGCGCCGCCTTCGGCCGGAACCGCACTGCAGATCAGCGCTTCGCCCGCGTCGACGGGATAGCTCGGCTCGGTGATATAGCTGACATCTCCCTTGACGATCCGCGTTTTACAATCGCCGCAATTGCCGGCGCGGCAGCCATAGGCGGGCGTCAGCCCGCGCGCTTCGGCAAATTCCAGCAGCGATCCGTCACCCGGCTTCCAGCGGGCCTCCTTGGCCGACTGCGTGAAGATCACCAGCAACGGCTCGGTGGCCGCCGGTTTCGAGGGCACTGCTGCTGCAGCGGCCGGTTTGGCATCCCGCTTCAGCGCCGAGGGACCGAAGGCTTCCGCATGGATACGCTCTTCCGCAACGTTCAACCCACGCAAGCCATCGTGCACCGACTGCATGAAGGCGGCCGGGCCGCAGAGATAGAAATCATAATCGCCGAACGGCAGATGTGCCTTCAACAGATCCATATCGATCCGGCCTGCAGCATCATAGCTGCCCTCGTCGCCGGAGGCGGGAGTGCTCAGCACCCGGATATCATGGACGGTGCCCTGGCTGCGCTCGACCAGTTCGGCGATCTCGCGATCGAAGGCACGTTCGGCGCGCGTCCGCGACGAGCGGAACAGCCAGATAGGGCGGCGGTGGCGCGTGCGGTCGCCTTCGTGCACCACATGACGCAGCATCGACAGAAGCGGCGTGATGCCGATGCCGGCGGCCAGCAGCACGGCCGGCCGCTTGCGCTCCATCGCCTCGATCGTGAAGGCGCCGCCGGGCGCCATCGCCTCGATCTCGTCGCCCGGCTGCAGCGCGTGAAGCCGCTGCGATGCCCTGCCCTCGCGCTTGACGCTCAGCCGGTAATAACCGTCTGATGGTGCGCTTGAGATCGTATAGCTGCGGAGCAGCGCCTCATCGCCATCGGCGATCTTCACCGGCAGATGCTGACCGGCCAGATGCGGGATCAAGGCGTCGCCATCGACGGGCGCCAGATAGAGGGAACGGATCGTCTCGCTCTCGTCGACGGCCTTCTCGACGCGGAATGTCCGCCATGCCCTGGCCTTGGCCGCCGCCTTCAGACGGCGGTCGGCCTCGACCCAGCTGCCGGTCATCAGGCTGCTGGGCGAGAATCCGTTTTCGGCAAAGGTCCAGCGCAGCGGCAAGGCATCCGGCCGCAGCACGACCTTCTGCGGCTTGACGCGCCACAGCCGTTCCGCCCCCTCGAAGGCGGCGATCTCCGGCGAATCGAGAATGACCTCGACGCTGCCCGTCAGCTGCAGCACCGTGCCGGTCTCGTGATCGACGAAGATCAGACCGGCGCGCGGATTGACGATGAAATTGCCGAGCGTGCTGAAGAACAGGTTGCCGTTGAAATCAGGCACGGTAAGGCTGCCATCGGCTTCGATCCGCACGAAGCCCGGCTTGCCGCCGCGATGCGAGACGTCGACCTGCCGCCCTTCATCGTGACGATCGGCATAGGAGGCGACGAAGAATGTGTCGGCCTCTTCGATGATCGTGCGCGCTGCCGCATCCAGTCCGTCGGAGGCGATTGCCGTCGAGGAAGACGGTGCGGCCGGATCGCGGACGAACTCGAAATAACGGTTCTGGATGTAGCGCGGGCAGTTGCCGAAGCTCTGGCCGACGCCGACATCGAAGCGGTCGTCGCTGCTGCGGCTGACCGTGCCGTTCAGACGGTTGCGGCGGCGGGTGATGAGGTCGACGCCGACGAGGCCGATCGGATCGCCATCTTCCATGCCGCGCTCCGCCGGATCGCTTGCGTCGCGGTCGGCTTCGACGGTTAGCGTCAGCGGATCGGGCGAATGCATGAAACCCGGCTTTCCGGCGCGGATCGTCGCCCAGGGCCAACCATCGGGATCGACACTGCCGATCGCGATGAAGGGCAGCAGCGGATAGAACTCGCGATGCTGATCGAGCAGGAAGGTGCGCAGCACCCGGCGGCCGACAGGTTCCATCTGTTCGGCGACGCCAACGCTCCGCTGCAACTCGATTTCGCCCTCATGCCACGGCGAAGCTGGTTTTTCGACGCCATCAAGCATTGGTGCCTCCTGTGAGAAAAGCGGCCGGACAATTCCGGCCGCAGCCTGCGATCAGGCAGCAAGACCGGCTGCGGTCTTGCGGAACTCGACGAAGCCCGGCAGGGCTTCGATCCGTGCGAGCCAGTTGCGCACTTCCTGGTAGGGCGTCAGATCGACATTCCCTTCCGGTGCGTTGACGATGTAGCTGTAGAGCGCGATGTCAGCGATCGTCGGACGGTCGCCGATGATGAAGCGATGTTTTTCGAGCTCGGCATCGATCAGCGTCAGGATGCGATGCGCGCGGGCGATCACTTCTTCAGGACGGAAGTTCGCGCCGAAGACGGTGATCAGACGGGCAGCGGCCGGGCCGTAGGCAATCTCGCCTGCCGCTACGGCAAGCCACTTCTGCACCTTGGCAACCGAAGGCAGGTCATCCGGCAGCCAGTCCTTGCGGCCGAGCTTTTTGGCGACATAGACGAGGATCGCAGTGGAGTCGTTGACGATCACGCCATCGTCGTCGAGCACCGGCACCTGGCCGAACGGATTGATCTTCAGATATTCCGGCGACTTGTGCTCGCCATTGGGGATATCGACTTCGATCAGCTCCGCCTTGACCCCGAGGAGCGAGAGAAAAAGCACGGCGCGGTGCGCATGGCCGGAGAGCGGGAAGTGATAGAGTTTCATGGCGGGGTTCCTTTTGCAGCGGGTTGAAGCGGTTGGCCCTGATGACCTGCGAAGAAACCTAGTGATTTCCGATTTCCTGTAGTAGATAGTGATTTCGATAATCATCCTCTCATTTTCCGGAAGGCAAAATGGATCGTCTCGATGCGATGAGCGTGCTTCTGGCGGTGGTGGAAAACGGCAGCCTCTCCGCAGCCTCGCGCGCCCTGCATTCGCCACTGCCGACGGTCAGCCGCAAGATCTCGGAGCTTGAGGCGCATCTCGGCATACGGTTGATCAGGCGCACCAATCGCCGGATTTCGCTGACGGAAGCAGGCGAAGGCTATGTGAGCGCGGCGCGCGAGATCCTGGGCCGCGTCGAGGAAGCGGAGCGGCGCGCATCCGGCGAGTATCTCTCCCCCAAGGGCGATCTGACGATGACGGCGCCGATCGTTTTCGGGCGGCTGCATGTGCTGCCCGTGATCACCGACTTCCTGAAGGCATTCCCCGACATCAACATGCGGCTAACGATGAGCGACCGGCCGGTCAGCCTGGCAGACGAGCATATCGATGTGGCGCTGCGTATCCGCACTCTCTCGGAAAACAATCTGATCGCCACCCGGCTCGGCAGTATCCGCCGGACGATCTATGCCAGCCCCGATTACCTCCGGCGCCACGGCCGTCCGGCGCATCCGCGTGAGCTTGCCGATCACGCCTGCGTTTCCTTCGAGGGCATCTTTTCGGCGCAGTTCTGGACCCTGCGGGAAAACGATCAGGAGATTGCCGCGCCGATCCGCCCGCGGCTGTCGGTCAATACGGCAGAGGCGGCCGTCGATGCCGCGGTGGCGGGACTCGGGATTACCCGGGTCCTCTCCTACCAGGCAAAACGCGCCGTCGAAGGCGGCTTGCTGGTGCCGCTGCTGGAAGAGTTCGAGCAGCAGCCCTCGCCTGTCCATCTCGTGCATCTGTCGCAGGGCGTATTGCCGCTGAAGCTCAGGGTATTCCTGGATTTCGCCGCGCCGCGGCTGCGCGCTGTCCTCCGCTGAAAGCACAAAACGCCGTTCACCTTGGCGCCGTCACGGTCTATACCGGTCTTCCCCACAGACAATCACCGGATGACCCCATGACCAGCTCCGTTCTCGACCGCTTCCTGCGCTACGCCGTCATCGACACGCAGTCCGACCCGACATCGAAGAGCCAGCCCTCGACCGAAAAGCAGAAGAATCTCGGGCGCGTGCTGGTCGAGGAACTGCTGGAGATCGGCCTTTCGGACGCGCATCTGGATGAACATGGCTACGTCTACGCGACGATCCCGGCCAACACGGAAAAGACCGTCCCGGTCATCTGCTTCTGTTCGCATATGGACACGGCGCCCGATTTCACCGGCACCAACGTCAAACCGCAGATCCTCAGGAACTATCAGGGCGGCGACATCACGCTGACCGGCGATACGCAACAGGTGATCCGCGTCGCCGACCATCCGACGCTGAAGGATCAGATCGGCAACGATATCATCACGACCGATGGCACGACGCTGCTCGGCGCCGACGACAAGGCCGGCCTTGCCGAGATCATGACCGCGGCGAAGGTCCTGATCGACAATCCCTCGATCAGGCACGGCACGATCAAGATCCTGTTCACGCCCGACGAGGAAATCGGCCGCGGCGTCGACAAGGTCGACCTGAAGAAGCTCGGCGCCGAGTTCGCCTATACGATCGACGGCTCGACCGCTGGCGAGATCGAGGACGAGACTTTTTCGGCCGATGGCGTCGAGATCTCGATCCAGGGCGTGGCGATGCATCCGGGTTTTGCCAAGGGCAAGATGGAGAACGCCATCAAGATTGCCGGCGAGATCATCGCCAGACTGCCGAAGCATATCAGCCCCGAGACCACGTCCGGCCGCGAAGGCTTCATCCACCCGACCGGCGTCACGGGATCGATGGAGAAGGCCGAGCTCGGCTTCATTATCCGCGACTTCGTCGATGAGGGCCTGGCCGAGAAGGAAGCCCTCCTGGAAGGCATCGTCAAGGAGGTGATCGCCGCCTATCCCGGCTCCTCCTACACGTTCAAGGTCAAGCACCAGTACCGCAACATGAAGGCGGTGCTCGACCGCAACCCGGAAATCGTCGAACACGCGATCGAGGCGATCCGTCGTGCCGGAATGAACCCCGTGCGCGGCAGCATCCGCGGCGGCACCGATGGTTCGCGCCTCTCCTTCATGGGACTGCCCACCGCCAACATTTTCGACGGCGGCCATGCCTTCCACTCGCCGCTCGAATGGGTCAGCATCCAGGATATGGAGAAGGCCGTGGCAACGATCGTCGAAACCGCGAAGATCTGGGAAGAGCGGGCCTGAAGGCCCGCCAAACCGCTAACCCAATCCGAAAGCTCGATTTTCGCTCTTTGCACAGCTGAGCAAGGATATCGCCGCCGTGAATGTTGTTTGGCGGCTACAAACATTCGTTTGACATTCGGTTCATCTTCACTTCTAGTCTCTCAAGTTTCGGTTTGCCGGGGAGGGTAACCGTCACTGAGGCGCGCACGGGAGGGGAATGTGGGCCAAACACTGCACGACCTATTCGTGATCGGCGGCGGCATCAACGGCTGCGGGATTGCCCGTGATGCGGTTGGCCGCGGCTATTCGGTGGCGCTGGCGGAGATGAACGACTTCGCCTCGGGCACCTCGTCGGGCGCCACCAAGCTGATCCATGGCGGCCTGCGCTATCTCGAACATTACGAGTTCCGCCTCGTGCGTGAATCGCTGATGGAGCGCGAAGTGCTCTGGGCGATGGCGCCGCATATCATCTGGCCGATGCGTTTCGTCCTGCCCTATCACAAGGGCGGCATCCGCCCGGCCTGGCTGATCCGGCTGGGTCTGTTCCTCTACGATCACCTCGGCGGCCGCAAGCTCCTGCCGCCGACATCAGTGCTCGACATGCGCCGTGACCCAGCAGCCAAGCCCTTGAAGGCGCTGTTTACGAAAGCCTTCGAATATTCCGATGGCTGGGTCGACGATGCCCGCATGGTGGTGCTGAACGCCCGGGATGCCGCCGACAAGGGCGCGCTGATCATGCCGCGCACGAAAGTGGTGTCGGCGCGGCGTGAGAACGGGCTGTGGGTCGTCGAGACGGTGGATACGCTCTCGGGCCGCAGCGAGACGCATCAGGCCCGCATGCTGGTCAATGCCGCCGGTCCCTGGGTCGATCACGTCATCCGCGCCGCCTTCGGCCAGAACGAGGCGCGCCATGTCCGGCTCGTCCAGGGCAGCCATATCATCGTGAAGAAGAAGTTCGACGGTCCCAAGGCCTATTTCTTCCAGAACCCCGACAACCGCATCATCTTCGCCATTCCCTATGAGGAAGACTTCACCCTGATCGGCACCACCGACCGGGATTATGGTGGAGATCCGAAGGATGTCAGGATATCGGCGGAAGAGACGGATTATCTCTGCAAGGCGGCAAGCGAGTATTTCAAGGAGCCGGTCACCGCCGACGATATCGTCTGGACCTATTCGGCGGTCCGCCCGCTCTTCGACGATGGCGCCTCGAAGGCGCAGGAGGCGACGCGCGATTACGTGCTGAAGCTTGAGGGCAAAGACGGCAGCGAGGCGAATGCCGCGCCGCTGCTCAACGTCTTCGGCGGCAAGCTCACCACCTACCGGCGCCTGTCGGAACATGCACTGGAGAAGATCGGCGAGGCGATCGGTGTCAAGGGTAGCCCCTGGACGGCGAAGAGCCATCTGCCGGGCGGCGACTTTCCGGCGCAGGGCTTCGAGGCCGAGGTGGCCAGGCTGCAGGCGGCCTATCCGTTTCTGGCACCGTCGCATGCAAGGCGCCTCACCCGGCGCTACGGCACCAGGGCCACCGTCCTGCTCGGCAAGTCGGCTTCGATCGCCGATCTCGGGCGGCATTTCGGGTCGGATCTCTACGAGGCCGAAGTGCGCTATCTCATGCAGCATGAATGGGCCTTCACCGCTGAGGATGTCCTCTGGAGGCGAACGAAGGCCGGACTACACATGACGACGGAACAGATGCAGACATTGGAGGAGTACATCGCCGCCCTGCCCGCACAGCTCGCCGGGTAGGACGGCATGTGGTCCCCGTCTTGAGGAGGCACGGGAACCGGAATGCTCGAACTGCGCAATGCCGCCAAGATGGTGGGGGGTGAATATCATATTCACCCGACCGATCTGACACTCGAACGGGGGTCGCTGAACGTCCTTCTTGGACCGACGCTCTCCGGCAAGACATCGCTGATGCGGCTGATGGCCGGGCTCGACCGCCCGACCAGCGGATCGGTGCATTTCGACGGCGCCGACGTCACCGGCGTGCGGGTCCAGAAGCGCAATGTCGCGATGGTCTACCAGCAGTTCATCAATTACCCGGCATTGTCGGTCTACGAGAACATCGCCTCGCCGATGCGCATTGCCGGCCGCGATGCAAAGACCATCGACACCGAGGTGCGCAAGGCCGCCGACCTGATGAAGCTGACGCCCTATCTGGATCGCACGCCGCTCAACCTCTCCGGCGGCCAGCAGCAGCGCACGGCGCTTGCCCGCGCCCTCGTCAAGAATGCCAGCCTGGTGCTGCTCGACGAGCCGCTCGCCAATCTCGACTACAAGCTGCGCGAAGAGCTTCGTGAAGAGCTGCCGCGCATCTTCGCAGCCTCCGGGGCGATCTTCGTCTATGCGACGACCGAACCCTCGGAAGCTCTGCTTCTCGGCGGCAATACCGCGACGCTGAACGAAGGCCGGGTCACGCAATTCGGCAAGACGATCGACGTGTATCGCCGCCCCGTCGATCTCGTCACCGCCAAGACCTTCGCCGATCCGCCGCTGAATTTCATCGATGTCGTCAAGAGCGGCCCGATCCTGCGGCATGCAAGCGGAGTCGAGTTCGCCGCGCCGGCGCATCTTTCCGGCATGGCCGACGGCGCCGCGACCGTCGCTTTCCACCCGCACCATCTGGCGCTGGCCGCACAAACGCAGGCATCGCCGAAGCTGATAGCGAAGACGCAGATCTCCGAGATCACCGGCTCGGAAAGCTTCGTGCATGTGGATTTCAACGGCGTGCGCTGGGTGATGCTGGCGCATGGCATCCACGACATCGATCCGGATACCGAGATCGCTGTCTATCTCGACACCCGCCACCTCATGGCCTTCGGGCCGGACGGCCGGGCGATCGCAACCGGCAACCGCGCGGCTTAGGAGGCTCACATGGCACGCATCACGCTCGACCATATCCGCCACGCCTACGGCCCCAATCCGCAGTCCGAAAAGGACTATTCGCTGAAGGAGGTCGATCACGAATGGGCCGATGGTGGCGCCTATGCGCTGCTCGGCCCGTCCGGCTGCGGAAAGACCACGCTTCTCAACATCATATCAGGACTTCTTCAGCCGTCGCATGGCCGCATCCTGTTCGACGGAAAGGACGTCACCGATCTGTCGACACAGGCGCGCAACATCGCGCAGGTGTTCCAGTTTCCGGTGATCTACGACACGATGACCGTCTACGACAATCTGGCCTTCCCGCTGCGCAACCGCGGCGTCGCCGAGCCTGAAGTCGACCGGCGCGTCCGCGAAATCCTCGAGATGATCGATCTCGGCGGCTGGGCAAAGCGCAAGGCGCAGCGGCTGACGGCCGACCAGAAGCAGAAGATCTCGCTCGGCCGCGGCCTCGTTCGCAACGACGTCAACGCGATCCTCTTCGACGAGCCGCTGACGGTCATCGACCCGCATATGAAATGGGTGCTGCGCTCGCAGCTGAAGCGGCTGCACAAGCAGTTCGGCTTCACCATGGTCTATGTCACGCATGACCAGACGGAGGCGCTCACCTTCGCCGAAAAGGTCGTCGTCATGTATGACGGCGAGATCGTCCAGATCGGCACTCCGGCAGAACTCTTCGAGCGGCCGAGCCACACATTCGTTGGCTATTTCATCGGCTCGCCGGGCATGAACGTGATGCCTGCCAAGGTATCCGGAAACGTCGTCAATGTCGGGCAGGAAGCGATCAGCCTCGACTATGCGCCGAACACGTCAGGCGCCGCCAAGGTCGAGCTCGGCATCCGCCCTGAATTCATCCGGCTCGGGCGCGAGGGCATGCCTGTCTCGATTTCCAAGGTCGAGGATATCGGCCGCCAGAAGATCGTGCGCGCCCGCTTCGCCGATCAGCCGCTGGCGATCGTCGTCCCCGAGGATGCCGAAATTCCTGAGGACGCGCGGGTCCGTTTCGATCCCGCGGCGATCAGCATCTACGCCAATTCCTGGCGCGTCGGCAGGGAGGGCTGAACATGGAAAAGACCTGGAACAACAAGGCCTGGTTTCTGGTTCTGCCAGTGCTGGTGCTCGTCGCCTTCTCGGCCGTCATCCCGCTGATGACCGTCGTCAACTACTCGGTGCAGGATACGTTCGGCAACAACGAGTTCTTCTGGGCGGGTACCGACTGGTTCGTGCAGACCCTGGAATCGGACCGCTTCTGGGCGGCGCTGCAGCGCAACCTCGCCTTCTCGCTGATCATCCTGGCGATCGAGATCCCGCTTGGCATCTTCATCGCGCTCAACATGCCGAAGAAGGGTCTCGGCGTTCCCGTCTGCCTCGTGTTGATGTCGCTGCCGCTGCTCATTCCGTGGAACGTCGTCGGCACCATCTGGCAGGTCTTTGGCCGTGTCGATATCGGCCTGCTTGGCCATACGCTGGAGGCGATCGGCCTCGACTACAATTATGTGCGCGACCCCGTCGATGCCTGGATCACCGTCATCGTCATGGATGTCTGGCACTGGACGAGCCTCGTCGTGCTGCTCTGCTATGCCGGCCTCGTCTCGATCCCGGATGCCTATTACCAGGCCGCCAAGATCGACGGCGCCTCGCGCTGGTCCGTGTTCCGCTACATCCAGCTGCCGAAAATGAAGCGGGTGCTGCTGATCGCCGTGCTGCTGCGCTTCATGGACAGCTTCATGATCTATACCGAACCCTTTGTCGTCACAGGCGGCGGTCCCGGCAATTCGACGACCTTCCTGTCGATCGACCTCGTGAAGATGGCCGTCGGCCAGTTCGATCTCGGCCCTGCTGCGGCGATGTCGATCATCTACTTCCTGATCATCCTGCTGCTGTCGTGGATCTTCTACACGGTCATGACCAGCAGCGATGCGAACAGCTGAGAAAGGAGAGGACCATGGCTCAGACAATGAAATACAAGCCCGCCGGAAACTTCTCCTGGGTGGTTTCGACGCTCTACATCGTCTTCCTGCTGCTGCCGATCTACTGGCTCGTCAACATGAGCTTCAAGGAGAATTCGGAGATCACCGGCGCCTTTTCGCTCTGGCCGCAGAACCCGACGCTCGCGAACTACACGGTCATCTTCACCGATCCGTCCTGGTATAACGGCTATATCAACTCGATCATCTATGTCGTTATGAACACGGTGATTTCAGTTCTGGCCGCCCTGCCTGCCGCCTACGCCTTCTCGCGCTACCGGTTCCTCGGCGACAAGCACCTGTTCTTCTGGCTGCTGACCAACCGCATGGCGCCGCCGGCGGTCTTCGCGCTGCCCTTCTTCCAGCTCTATTCGGCCTTCGGGCTGATCGACACGCATATCGCCGTGGCGCTGGCGCACTGCCTGTTCAACGTGCCGCTGGCGGTCTGGATTCTCGAAGGCTTCATGTCCGGCGTGCCGAAGGAGATCGACGAAACGGCCTATATCGACGGCTATTCGTTTCCGCGCTTCTTCGTGAAGATCTTCATGCCGCTGATCGCCAGCGGCGTCGGCGTCGCCGCCTTCTTCTGCTTCATGTTCTCGTGGGTAGAGCTGCTGCTGGCCCGCACGCTGACGACGACGGCCGCCAAGCCGATCTCGGCAATCATGACGCGCACCGTTTCAGCAGCAGGCATGGATTGGGGCGTGCTGGCGGCGGCCGGTGTGCTGACCATCGTGCCCGGCGCTCTCGT encodes the following:
- a CDS encoding pyridoxamine 5'-phosphate oxidase family protein, producing MLDGVEKPASPWHEGEIELQRSVGVAEQMEPVGRRVLRTFLLDQHREFYPLLPFIAIGSVDPDGWPWATIRAGKPGFMHSPDPLTLTVEADRDASDPAERGMEDGDPIGLVGVDLITRRRNRLNGTVSRSSDDRFDVGVGQSFGNCPRYIQNRYFEFVRDPAAPSSSTAIASDGLDAAARTIIEEADTFFVASYADRHDEGRQVDVSHRGGKPGFVRIEADGSLTVPDFNGNLFFSTLGNFIVNPRAGLIFVDHETGTVLQLTGSVEVILDSPEIAAFEGAERLWRVKPQKVVLRPDALPLRWTFAENGFSPSSLMTGSWVEADRRLKAAAKARAWRTFRVEKAVDESETIRSLYLAPVDGDALIPHLAGQHLPVKIADGDEALLRSYTISSAPSDGYYRLSVKREGRASQRLHALQPGDEIEAMAPGGAFTIEAMERKRPAVLLAAGIGITPLLSMLRHVVHEGDRTRHRRPIWLFRSSRTRAERAFDREIAELVERSQGTVHDIRVLSTPASGDEGSYDAAGRIDMDLLKAHLPFGDYDFYLCGPAAFMQSVHDGLRGLNVAEERIHAEAFGPSALKRDAKPAAAAAVPSKPAATEPLLVIFTQSAKEARWKPGDGSLLEFAEARGLTPAYGCRAGNCGDCKTRIVKGDVSYITEPSYPVDAGEALICSAVPAEGGALHLEL
- a CDS encoding LysR family transcriptional regulator, translated to MDRLDAMSVLLAVVENGSLSAASRALHSPLPTVSRKISELEAHLGIRLIRRTNRRISLTEAGEGYVSAAREILGRVEEAERRASGEYLSPKGDLTMTAPIVFGRLHVLPVITDFLKAFPDINMRLTMSDRPVSLADEHIDVALRIRTLSENNLIATRLGSIRRTIYASPDYLRRHGRPAHPRELADHACVSFEGIFSAQFWTLRENDQEIAAPIRPRLSVNTAEAAVDAAVAGLGITRVLSYQAKRAVEGGLLVPLLEEFEQQPSPVHLVHLSQGVLPLKLRVFLDFAAPRLRAVLR
- a CDS encoding ABC transporter ATP-binding protein — translated: MLELRNAAKMVGGEYHIHPTDLTLERGSLNVLLGPTLSGKTSLMRLMAGLDRPTSGSVHFDGADVTGVRVQKRNVAMVYQQFINYPALSVYENIASPMRIAGRDAKTIDTEVRKAADLMKLTPYLDRTPLNLSGGQQQRTALARALVKNASLVLLDEPLANLDYKLREELREELPRIFAASGAIFVYATTEPSEALLLGGNTATLNEGRVTQFGKTIDVYRRPVDLVTAKTFADPPLNFIDVVKSGPILRHASGVEFAAPAHLSGMADGAATVAFHPHHLALAAQTQASPKLIAKTQISEITGSESFVHVDFNGVRWVMLAHGIHDIDPDTEIAVYLDTRHLMAFGPDGRAIATGNRAA
- a CDS encoding carbohydrate ABC transporter permease; the encoded protein is MAQTMKYKPAGNFSWVVSTLYIVFLLLPIYWLVNMSFKENSEITGAFSLWPQNPTLANYTVIFTDPSWYNGYINSIIYVVMNTVISVLAALPAAYAFSRYRFLGDKHLFFWLLTNRMAPPAVFALPFFQLYSAFGLIDTHIAVALAHCLFNVPLAVWILEGFMSGVPKEIDETAYIDGYSFPRFFVKIFMPLIASGVGVAAFFCFMFSWVELLLARTLTTTAAKPISAIMTRTVSAAGMDWGVLAAAGVLTIVPGALVIYFVRNYIAKGFALGRV
- a CDS encoding ABC transporter ATP-binding protein, with translation MARITLDHIRHAYGPNPQSEKDYSLKEVDHEWADGGAYALLGPSGCGKTTLLNIISGLLQPSHGRILFDGKDVTDLSTQARNIAQVFQFPVIYDTMTVYDNLAFPLRNRGVAEPEVDRRVREILEMIDLGGWAKRKAQRLTADQKQKISLGRGLVRNDVNAILFDEPLTVIDPHMKWVLRSQLKRLHKQFGFTMVYVTHDQTEALTFAEKVVVMYDGEIVQIGTPAELFERPSHTFVGYFIGSPGMNVMPAKVSGNVVNVGQEAISLDYAPNTSGAAKVELGIRPEFIRLGREGMPVSISKVEDIGRQKIVRARFADQPLAIVVPEDAEIPEDARVRFDPAAISIYANSWRVGREG
- the glpD gene encoding glycerol-3-phosphate dehydrogenase, with translation MGQTLHDLFVIGGGINGCGIARDAVGRGYSVALAEMNDFASGTSSGATKLIHGGLRYLEHYEFRLVRESLMEREVLWAMAPHIIWPMRFVLPYHKGGIRPAWLIRLGLFLYDHLGGRKLLPPTSVLDMRRDPAAKPLKALFTKAFEYSDGWVDDARMVVLNARDAADKGALIMPRTKVVSARRENGLWVVETVDTLSGRSETHQARMLVNAAGPWVDHVIRAAFGQNEARHVRLVQGSHIIVKKKFDGPKAYFFQNPDNRIIFAIPYEEDFTLIGTTDRDYGGDPKDVRISAEETDYLCKAASEYFKEPVTADDIVWTYSAVRPLFDDGASKAQEATRDYVLKLEGKDGSEANAAPLLNVFGGKLTTYRRLSEHALEKIGEAIGVKGSPWTAKSHLPGGDFPAQGFEAEVARLQAAYPFLAPSHARRLTRRYGTRATVLLGKSASIADLGRHFGSDLYEAEVRYLMQHEWAFTAEDVLWRRTKAGLHMTTEQMQTLEEYIAALPAQLAG
- a CDS encoding sugar ABC transporter permease, with translation MEKTWNNKAWFLVLPVLVLVAFSAVIPLMTVVNYSVQDTFGNNEFFWAGTDWFVQTLESDRFWAALQRNLAFSLIILAIEIPLGIFIALNMPKKGLGVPVCLVLMSLPLLIPWNVVGTIWQVFGRVDIGLLGHTLEAIGLDYNYVRDPVDAWITVIVMDVWHWTSLVVLLCYAGLVSIPDAYYQAAKIDGASRWSVFRYIQLPKMKRVLLIAVLLRFMDSFMIYTEPFVVTGGGPGNSTTFLSIDLVKMAVGQFDLGPAAAMSIIYFLIILLLSWIFYTVMTSSDANS
- the pepT gene encoding peptidase T; translated protein: MTSSVLDRFLRYAVIDTQSDPTSKSQPSTEKQKNLGRVLVEELLEIGLSDAHLDEHGYVYATIPANTEKTVPVICFCSHMDTAPDFTGTNVKPQILRNYQGGDITLTGDTQQVIRVADHPTLKDQIGNDIITTDGTTLLGADDKAGLAEIMTAAKVLIDNPSIRHGTIKILFTPDEEIGRGVDKVDLKKLGAEFAYTIDGSTAGEIEDETFSADGVEISIQGVAMHPGFAKGKMENAIKIAGEIIARLPKHISPETTSGREGFIHPTGVTGSMEKAELGFIIRDFVDEGLAEKEALLEGIVKEVIAAYPGSSYTFKVKHQYRNMKAVLDRNPEIVEHAIEAIRRAGMNPVRGSIRGGTDGSRLSFMGLPTANIFDGGHAFHSPLEWVSIQDMEKAVATIVETAKIWEERA
- a CDS encoding glutathione S-transferase, whose translation is MKLYHFPLSGHAHRAVLFLSLLGVKAELIEVDIPNGEHKSPEYLKINPFGQVPVLDDDGVIVNDSTAILVYVAKKLGRKDWLPDDLPSVAKVQKWLAVAAGEIAYGPAAARLITVFGANFRPEEVIARAHRILTLIDAELEKHRFIIGDRPTIADIALYSYIVNAPEGNVDLTPYQEVRNWLARIEALPGFVEFRKTAAGLAA